A region of Burkholderiales bacterium JOSHI_001 DNA encodes the following proteins:
- a CDS encoding PDK repeat-containing protein (PFAM: PKD domain) translates to MQRIQYIWQRVAEDYAPFDVDVTTEPPPADALTRSSGTDQVFGTTVVITQSTGVYSCSCGGVAYIGVFDDTSNFYKPALVFYDKLGPGSEKYVAEAISHEAGHNMGLNHDGTATVGYYQGHGSGATGWAPIMGVGYYQALVQWSKGEYAGANNVQDDYAVMQSNGLPIRLDDHGDTLAGATVLAGTDGGGGIVNYNARGVIERPGDRDSFAFVAAAGTLNVSLLPAARSSNLDAQLSLFDAAGTLLATVNPVDALNATLSVVAPATGTYVVQVTGVGKGDPLGTGYTNYGSLGHYALAIGVPTGAGLPPVAAASATPTSGTVPLTVAFSSAGSADPDGSIVAYEWSFGDGSAPASGASVSHVYSAAGAYTAQLKVTDNQGLSASKTLPISVSPVVVVLPMRVADIAMSLGTLANGRTRANAAVKVVDGNGNPVAGATVTGAWSGLVGGSASGVTSSTGVVSFASASTRSAGTFVFTVTGVSLAGYQYQSTLNTETSDAITR, encoded by the coding sequence TTGCAGCGCATCCAGTACATCTGGCAGCGCGTGGCCGAAGACTACGCACCTTTTGACGTGGACGTCACCACCGAGCCGCCGCCGGCCGACGCGCTGACGCGCAGCTCGGGCACCGACCAGGTGTTCGGCACCACCGTGGTCATCACCCAGTCCACGGGCGTGTACAGCTGCAGCTGCGGCGGCGTGGCCTACATCGGTGTGTTCGACGACACCAGCAATTTCTACAAGCCTGCGCTGGTGTTCTACGACAAGCTAGGCCCGGGCAGCGAGAAGTACGTGGCCGAGGCCATCTCGCACGAGGCCGGCCACAACATGGGCTTGAACCACGACGGCACCGCCACCGTGGGCTACTACCAAGGCCATGGCAGCGGCGCCACGGGCTGGGCGCCCATCATGGGCGTGGGCTACTACCAGGCGCTGGTGCAGTGGAGCAAGGGCGAATACGCCGGCGCCAACAATGTGCAGGACGACTACGCCGTGATGCAGAGCAATGGCCTGCCCATCCGCCTGGACGACCACGGCGACACGCTGGCCGGCGCCACCGTGCTGGCCGGCACCGACGGTGGCGGCGGCATCGTCAATTACAACGCGCGCGGCGTGATCGAGCGCCCGGGCGACAGGGACAGCTTCGCCTTCGTGGCCGCTGCCGGCACGCTGAATGTCAGCCTGTTGCCGGCTGCGCGGTCGTCCAACCTGGATGCGCAGCTCAGCCTGTTCGATGCGGCCGGCACCCTGCTGGCCACGGTCAACCCGGTGGACGCACTCAACGCCACGCTCAGCGTCGTGGCGCCTGCCACCGGCACCTATGTCGTGCAGGTCACCGGCGTGGGCAAGGGCGACCCGCTGGGCACCGGCTACACCAACTACGGCAGCCTGGGCCACTACGCCCTGGCCATTGGCGTGCCCACCGGCGCCGGTCTGCCGCCGGTGGCCGCGGCCAGTGCCACGCCCACCAGCGGCACCGTGCCGCTGACCGTGGCCTTCTCGTCCGCCGGTTCGGCCGACCCCGACGGCAGCATCGTGGCCTACGAGTGGAGCTTTGGCGACGGCAGCGCGCCGGCCTCCGGGGCCAGCGTCAGCCATGTGTACAGCGCCGCCGGTGCCTACACCGCCCAGTTGAAGGTCACCGACAACCAGGGCCTGAGTGCCAGCAAGACCCTGCCCATCAGCGTGAGCCCGGTGGTGGTGGTGCTGCCCATGCGGGTGGCCGACATCGCCATGAGCCTGGGCACCCTGGCCAATGGCCGCACCCGCGCCAATGCCGCGGTGAAGGTGGTGGACGGCAATGGCAACCCCGTGGCGGGCGCCACCGTCACCGGGGCCTGGTCGGGCCTGGTTGGCGGCTCGGCCAGCGGCGTGACCAGCAGCACCGGCGTGGTCAGTTTCGCTTCGGCCAGCACGCGCAGCGCCGGCACCTTCGTCTTCACGGTCACGGGGGTGTCGCTGGCGGGCTACCAGTACCAGAGCACGCTGAACACCGAAACCAGCGACGCCATCACCCGTTGA
- a CDS encoding tartrate dehydrogenase (PFAM: Isocitrate/isopropylmalate dehydrogenase~TIGRFAM: tartrate dehydrogenase) translates to MNTRTYRIAAIPGDGIGKEVMPEGLRVLRAAEKKFGFTLDITPIPWASCDWFAQTGQMMPDDWKAQIGGMDALFFGAVGWPDAVPDHISLWGSLIKFRREFDQYINLRPARLFDGVPCPLVDAQGKPRKPGDIDMLIVRENTEGEYSAVGGVMFAGTEREFVSQTSIFTRQGSERLLKYAFDLARTRARKHVTLATKSNGISISMPWWDERCVEMAAKYPDITWDKQHIDILSARFVMQPQRFDVVAATNLFGDILSDLGPACTGTIGIAPSANLNPERRFPSLFEPVHGSAPDIYGRNIANPVGMIWSGAMMLDFLGERAAHDAILRAIEQVLKAGPRTGDLGGSASTTQMGEAVAALV, encoded by the coding sequence ATGAACACCAGGACCTACCGCATCGCCGCCATCCCCGGGGATGGCATCGGCAAGGAAGTGATGCCCGAGGGCCTGCGCGTGCTGCGTGCGGCCGAGAAGAAGTTCGGCTTCACGCTGGACATCACCCCCATTCCGTGGGCCAGTTGCGACTGGTTTGCCCAGACCGGCCAGATGATGCCGGACGACTGGAAAGCGCAGATCGGTGGCATGGACGCGCTGTTCTTCGGCGCCGTGGGCTGGCCGGATGCGGTGCCCGACCACATCTCGCTGTGGGGCTCGCTCATCAAGTTCCGGCGCGAATTCGACCAGTACATCAACCTGCGCCCGGCGCGCCTGTTCGACGGCGTACCGTGCCCCCTGGTGGATGCACAGGGCAAGCCGCGCAAGCCCGGCGACATCGACATGCTGATCGTGCGCGAGAACACCGAGGGCGAGTACTCGGCCGTGGGCGGTGTGATGTTTGCCGGCACCGAGCGCGAGTTCGTGTCGCAGACATCGATCTTCACGCGCCAGGGCAGCGAACGCCTGCTGAAGTACGCCTTCGACCTGGCCCGCACCCGCGCGCGCAAGCACGTCACGCTGGCCACCAAGAGCAACGGCATTTCCATCAGCATGCCCTGGTGGGACGAGCGCTGCGTGGAAATGGCGGCGAAGTACCCCGACATCACCTGGGACAAGCAGCACATCGACATCCTGTCTGCGCGCTTCGTCATGCAGCCGCAGCGCTTTGACGTGGTGGCCGCCACCAACCTGTTCGGCGACATCCTGTCCGACCTGGGTCCAGCCTGCACCGGCACCATCGGCATTGCGCCCAGCGCCAACCTGAACCCCGAGCGCAGGTTTCCCAGCCTGTTCGAACCCGTGCACGGCTCGGCGCCGGACATCTACGGCAGGAACATCGCCAACCCGGTGGGCATGATCTGGAGCGGCGCGATGATGCTGGACTTCCTGGGCGAACGCGCGGCGCACGACGCCATCCTGCGCGCCATCGAGCAGGTGCTGAAAGCCGGCCCGCGCACCGGCGACCTGGGTGGCAGCGCCAGCACCACGCAGATGGGCGAGGCGGTGGCCGCGCTGGTCTGA
- a CDS encoding homoprotocatechuate degradation operon regulator, HpaR (PFAM: MarR family~TIGRFAM: homoprotocatechuate degradation operon regulator, HpaR), producing MNAAPKSPFRHRNLPLLLLRAREALMQQFRPFLTEQGLTDQQWRVVRALAEAHPQPLEPRQIGELCLISSPSLAGMLARMEGLGLVARQRMENDQRRVAVKLTPKARRIAVRVAEQAEGRYQALEAAIGVDLMHQVVDALDALAAGLQPAALDEAGEG from the coding sequence GCAACCTGCCCTTGCTGCTGCTGCGCGCGCGTGAAGCGCTGATGCAGCAGTTCCGGCCCTTCCTCACCGAGCAGGGCCTGACCGACCAGCAGTGGCGCGTGGTGCGCGCGCTGGCCGAAGCCCACCCGCAGCCGCTGGAGCCGCGCCAAATCGGCGAGCTGTGCCTGATTTCAAGCCCCAGCCTGGCCGGCATGCTGGCGCGCATGGAAGGCCTGGGCCTGGTGGCGCGCCAGCGCATGGAAAACGACCAGCGGCGCGTGGCGGTGAAGCTGACGCCCAAGGCGCGGCGCATTGCCGTGCGCGTGGCCGAACAGGCCGAAGGCCGCTACCAGGCCTTGGAAGCGGCCATCGGCGTGGACCTGATGCACCAGGTGGTGGACGCGCTGGACGCGCTGGCGGCCGGGCTGCAGCCGGCCGCCTTGGACGAAGCGGGCGAAGGCTGA